In a single window of the Ciconia boyciana chromosome 7, ASM3463844v1, whole genome shotgun sequence genome:
- the NPL gene encoding N-acetylneuraminate lyase isoform X1, which yields MTPGKKLQGLVAATITPMTSDGSFHFRQINLSVIRQYVDYLVSEQNVKNVFVNGTTGEGLSLNIQERKQLAEEWVCQGKDKLDHVIIHVGALSLPESQELARHAADIGASGIAVIAPFFFKPTNKDELIAFLQKVASEAPVVPFYYYHIPPLTGVKIRVEELLDGIKEQIPTFQGVKFSDTDLLDLAQCINKNEREQFAFLYGVDEQLLSALAIGADGAVGSTYNYLGRKTNLMLQAFAKPDLALARKYQFLTGAFLNFVIKLGFGVAQTKAVMTFVSGIPMGPPRLPLVDASEEFILKAKAKLDSIVWPDGD from the exons ATGACACCCGGAAAGAAGTTACAGGGTCTTGTAGCTGCTACGATCACTCCAATGACTTCGGATGG TTCCTTTCATTTCAGACAAATTAACCTTTCGGTGATTCGTCAATATGTGGATTATCTGGTAAGCGAGCAGAACGTGAAGAACGTTTTTG TGAATGGCACAACAGGAGAAGGACTGTCCCTTAACATTCAGGAGAGGAAGCAGTTGGCAGAAGAATGGGTGTGCCAAGGAAAAGACAA ATTGGATCATGTGATCATTCATGTGGGAGCACTAAGTCTGCCAGAGTCCCAAGAACTG gCAAGACACGCAGCAGACATAGGTGCTAGTGGTATTGCTGTAATAGCCCCCTTCTTCTTCAAACCCACAAATAAAG atgaGCTGATTGCTTTCTTACAGAAGGTTGCGTCTGAAGCCCCTGTGGTTCCATTTTATTACTATCACATTCCTCCTCTGACGGGTGTGAAGA TTCGTGTTGAAGAGTTGCTGGATGGAATAAAAGAGCAGATCCCCACCTTCCAGGGCGTGAAGTTCAGCGACACAGACCTCTTGGACCTTGCACAGTGTATAAACAAGAATGAGAGAGAacagtttgcatttctttatggGGTGGATGAG CAACTGTTGAGTGCACTGGCAATAGGGGCAGATGGAGCAGTTGGAAG TACATACAACTATTTGGGCCGAAAAACCAATCTGATGTTGCAAGCCTTTGCAAAACCAGACCTTGCATTAGCACGGAAGTATCAG TTTCTCACTGGGGCATTTCTCAACTTTGTCATCAAACTAG GTTTTGGTGTTGCACAGACTAAAGCTGTAATGACTTTTGTTTCTGGCATTCCCATGGGACCTCCGCGGCTTCCGCTTGTTGATGC
- the ZBTB37 gene encoding zinc finger and BTB domain-containing protein 37: protein MEKSGNIQLEIPDFSNSVLSHLNQLRMQGRLCDIVVNVQGQAFRAHKVVLAASSPYFRDHMSLNEMSTVSISVIKNPSVFEQLLSFCYTGRICLQLADIISYLTAASFLQMQHIIDKCTQILEGIHFKINVAEVEVELSQTRTKHQERPPESHRVTPNLNRSLSPRHNTPKGSRLGQVSTVLDIRELSPPEESTSPQIIEQSSDVESREPILRINRAGQWYVETGMGDRGGRNDDDIRVLGGVRIKMENLEEWLGAEHQPSGEDGSSAEEVTAMVIDTTGHGSMGQEAYMLGSSGAKVVRPTSSEIDRFSPSGSMVAVTERYRSKSESPGRMDEPKQPSSQGEESAMLGVSGYVEYLREQEVSERWFRYNPRLTCIYCAKSFNQKGSLDRHMRLHMGITPFVCRMCGKKYTRKDQLEYHIRKHTGNKPFHCHVCGKSFPFQAILNQHFRKNHPGCMPLEGPHSISPETTVTSRGQAEEESPPQEEAVAVGETAQGSVSTTGPD from the exons ATGGAGAAGAGTGGGAACATTCAGCTGGAGATTCCTGACTTTAGTAACTCTGTCCTGAGCCACCTGAATCAGTTACGCATGCAGGGTCGCCTGTGTGACATCGTGGTCAACGTGCAGGGGCAAGCTTTCCGTGCTCACAAGGTGGTGCTGGCTGCCAGCTCGCCCTACTTCCGCGACCACATGTCCTTGAATGAAATGAGcactgtttccatttctgtcaTCAAGAATCCTTCTGTTTTCGAGCAGCTCCTTTCCTTTTGTTACACCGGTAGGATATGTTTGCAGCTGGCTGACATCATCAGTTACCTAACGGCTGCCAGTTTCTTGCAGATGCAGCACATCATAGACAAATGCACGCAGATTCTCGAGGgaattcatttcaaaattaacGTGGCAGAGGTGGAAGTGGAATTGAGCCAGACCAGGACAAAGCATCAGGAGAGACCACCAGAGTCTCACCGGGTGACGCCAAATCTAAACCGTTCTCTGAGCCCGCGTCACAACACGCCGAAGGGGAGTCGCCTGGGCCAGGTTAGCACGGTGCTGGACATTCGGGAGCTCAGCCCGCCTGAGGAGTCTACCAGCCCCCAGATAATTGAGCAGAGTTCGGACGTGGAAAGCAGGGAGCCCATACTGCGGATTAACAGAGCGGGACAGTGGTACGTTGAGACGGGAATGGGAGACCGTGGGGGACGGAACGACGATGACATCCGGGTGCTGGGAGGAGTACGCATTAAAATGGAGAACCTGGAGGAGTGGCTTGGGGCAGAGCATCAGCCGTCGGGAGAAGATGGGAGCAGCGCTGAGGAGGTCACTGCTATGGTGATTGACACCACAGGCCACGGATCGATGGGCCAAGAGGCTTACATGCTAGGGTCCTCTGGGGCCAAAGTGGTCAGGCCAACCAGCAGTGAGATTGACAG atTTAGCCCTTCTGGCAGCATGGTTGCTGTGACTGAGCGGTACAGATCAAAAAGCGAGTCTCCCGGGCGGATGGATGAGCCCAAGCAGCCCAGTTCCCAG GGGGAGGAATCGGCCATGCTTGGAGTGAGCGGTTATGTGGAATATCTCCGGGAGCAGGAGGTTTCAGAGCGCTGGTTCCGGTACAACCCACGGCTCACTTGTATTTACTGCGCCAAATCCTTTAACCAGAAAGGTAGCCTGGACCGGCACATGCGTCTCCACATGGGCATCACGCCTTTTGTCTGCCGCATGTGTGGGAAGAAGTACACCCGCAAGGATCAGCTGGAGTATCACATCCGCAAGCACACAGGCAACAAGCCCTTTCATTGCCACGTCTGCGGCAAAAGCTTCCCTTTCCAGGCCATCCTCAACCAGCACTTTCGCAAGAACCACCCTGGCTGTATGCCTCTGGAGGGGCCTCACAGCATCTCCCCTGAGACCACCGTCACATCCCGGGGGCAGGCGGAGGAAGAATCTCCTCCGCAGGAGGAGGCTGTTGCTGTGGGGGAGACGGCACAGGGATCTGTGTCCACGACTGGGCCAGATTGA
- the NPL gene encoding N-acetylneuraminate lyase isoform X2 — MTPGKKLQGLVAATITPMTSDGQINLSVIRQYVDYLVSEQNVKNVFVNGTTGEGLSLNIQERKQLAEEWVCQGKDKLDHVIIHVGALSLPESQELARHAADIGASGIAVIAPFFFKPTNKDELIAFLQKVASEAPVVPFYYYHIPPLTGVKIRVEELLDGIKEQIPTFQGVKFSDTDLLDLAQCINKNEREQFAFLYGVDEQLLSALAIGADGAVGSTYNYLGRKTNLMLQAFAKPDLALARKYQFLTGAFLNFVIKLGFGVAQTKAVMTFVSGIPMGPPRLPLVDASEEFILKAKAKLDSIVWPDGD; from the exons ATGACACCCGGAAAGAAGTTACAGGGTCTTGTAGCTGCTACGATCACTCCAATGACTTCGGATGG ACAAATTAACCTTTCGGTGATTCGTCAATATGTGGATTATCTGGTAAGCGAGCAGAACGTGAAGAACGTTTTTG TGAATGGCACAACAGGAGAAGGACTGTCCCTTAACATTCAGGAGAGGAAGCAGTTGGCAGAAGAATGGGTGTGCCAAGGAAAAGACAA ATTGGATCATGTGATCATTCATGTGGGAGCACTAAGTCTGCCAGAGTCCCAAGAACTG gCAAGACACGCAGCAGACATAGGTGCTAGTGGTATTGCTGTAATAGCCCCCTTCTTCTTCAAACCCACAAATAAAG atgaGCTGATTGCTTTCTTACAGAAGGTTGCGTCTGAAGCCCCTGTGGTTCCATTTTATTACTATCACATTCCTCCTCTGACGGGTGTGAAGA TTCGTGTTGAAGAGTTGCTGGATGGAATAAAAGAGCAGATCCCCACCTTCCAGGGCGTGAAGTTCAGCGACACAGACCTCTTGGACCTTGCACAGTGTATAAACAAGAATGAGAGAGAacagtttgcatttctttatggGGTGGATGAG CAACTGTTGAGTGCACTGGCAATAGGGGCAGATGGAGCAGTTGGAAG TACATACAACTATTTGGGCCGAAAAACCAATCTGATGTTGCAAGCCTTTGCAAAACCAGACCTTGCATTAGCACGGAAGTATCAG TTTCTCACTGGGGCATTTCTCAACTTTGTCATCAAACTAG GTTTTGGTGTTGCACAGACTAAAGCTGTAATGACTTTTGTTTCTGGCATTCCCATGGGACCTCCGCGGCTTCCGCTTGTTGATGC
- the HEBP2 gene encoding heme-binding protein 2 produces the protein MIKSFKQTFLSLDLQSPRWSSVETMAKDYELRQYETAKWVSTVIRGETQKEAMRQGFWKLFHYIQGKNEKEMKIDMTVPVTCLIKCGCTDFKISFFVPFEHQDSPPQPTDSDVFIEERKAAAIFVRSFGGFASPEKYAEEAEVLARILRNGGQPFHEDFFYTAGYDSPFKLFNRHNEVWYFKK, from the exons ATGATCAAATCCTTCAAGCAAACGTTTCTGTCCCTGGATCTGCAGTCCCCTCGGTGGAGCTCAGTAGAGACGATG GCAAAGGATTATGAACTGCGTCAGTATGAGACAGCAAAGTGGGTCAGCACAGTCATTAGGGGAGAGACCCAGAAGGAGGCAATGCGCCAGGGCTTCTGGAAACTTTTCCACTACATCCAAGGGAAGAATGAGAAAG AAATGAAAATTGATATGACTGTGCCAGTGACATGCCTGATAAAATGTGGCTGCACAGACTTCAAGATCTCTTTCTTTGTGCCATTTGAACATCAGGACTCTCCACCACAGCCCACAGACTCGGATGTGTTTATTGAAGAGCGGAAGGCAGCAGCCATCTTTGTCCG GTCCTTCGGTGGATTTGCCTCCCCAGAGAAATATGCTGAGGAAGCTGAAGTCTTGGCCAGAATCTTAAGAAACGGAGGCCAACCATTCCATGAAGACTTCTTCTATACTGCAGGCTATGACAGTCCCTTCAAGCTCTTTAACAGGCACAATGAAgtatggtattttaaaaagtag